The following proteins come from a genomic window of bacterium:
- a CDS encoding enoyl-CoA hydratase-related protein: GGTQRLARLVGMARAMEINMTGDMIPAEEACRIGLVNKVVPADKLMEEVYALAAKICQKSAPVIRLILRAAYGGIEGSLEDGLKLESDLFGLVFTTEDKSEGIAAFLEKREAKFQHR; this comes from the coding sequence GGCGGCACGCAGCGTCTCGCCCGTCTGGTCGGCATGGCCCGGGCGATGGAGATCAACATGACGGGCGATATGATCCCCGCAGAGGAAGCCTGCCGGATCGGCCTGGTGAACAAGGTGGTCCCCGCCGATAAGCTGATGGAGGAGGTGTACGCGCTGGCGGCCAAGATCTGCCAAAAGAGCGCGCCCGTGATCAGGCTGATCCTCCGCGCCGCCTACGGCGGCATCGAGGGAAGCCTCGAGGATGGACTGAAGCTGGAATCGGATCTGTTCGGCCTTGTCTTTACGACGGAAGACAAGTCGGAGGGCATCGCGGCCTTTCTGGAAAAGCGCGAAGCGAAGTTCCAGCACCGTTGA